One region of Roseovarius faecimaris genomic DNA includes:
- a CDS encoding HPF/RaiA family ribosome-associated protein, with the protein MHIEVSTDNSIKGSEAITAQITGLVQNDLAYLAEHITRIEVHLSDANADKSGPDDIKCVLEARLKGQQPMAVTDSASSLEQATRGAAGKMKSALESTLGKLTDRR; encoded by the coding sequence ATGCATATCGAAGTCAGTACAGATAACAGCATCAAGGGGAGTGAAGCCATCACGGCCCAAATTACGGGATTGGTACAGAACGACCTGGCCTACCTTGCAGAACATATAACCAGAATCGAGGTCCATCTCAGTGATGCCAACGCCGACAAGTCCGGCCCAGATGATATAAAATGTGTTCTGGAAGCACGGCTCAAAGGCCAGCAGCCTATGGCCGTCACGGATTCGGCCTCGAGTTTAGAACAGGCAACGAGGGGCGCAGCCGGCAAGATGAAAAGCGCACTAGAAAGCACTCTCGGGAAACTAACGGACCGTCGCTAA